One part of the Syngnathus acus chromosome 17, fSynAcu1.2, whole genome shotgun sequence genome encodes these proteins:
- the eif4e2 gene encoding eukaryotic translation initiation factor 4E type 2 isoform X5, producing MNNKFDALKDDDSGDHEQDQGSPKDGEKERIEDDNKDQNVIRKKTVIPGAGEHPLQYNYTFWYSRRNPGRPASTQSYEQNIRQIGSFASVEQFWRFYSHMIRPGDLTGHSDFHLFKEGIKPMWEDDANKMGGKWIIRLRKGLASRCWENLILAILGEQFMVGEEICGAVVSVRFQEDIISIWNKTASDRSTTSRIRDTLRRVLNLPPNTIMDYKTHTDSIKSRNL from the exons ATGAACAACAAATTTGATGC TTTGAAAGATGATGACAGCGGTGACCACGAACAGGACCAAGGCTCACCGAAAGACGGTGAGAAGGAAAGAATTGAAGACGATAACAAGGACCAGAACGTTATAAGGAAGAAG aCGGTGATTCCAGGGGCGGGTGAGCACCCTCTTCAGTATAATTACACATTTTGGTACTCCAGAAGGAACCCGGGGAGACCGGCTAGCACTCAGAGCTACGAGCAGAACATTAGACAGATTGGTAGCTTTGCCTCG GTGGAGCAGTTCTGGCGTTTTTACAGTCACATGATTCGACCAGGAGACCTAACGGGCCACAGTGACTTCCATCTCTTCAAAGAAGGCATCAAACCCATGTGGGAGGATGATGCCAACAAGATGGGCGGCAAGTGGATCATCCGTTTGCGGAAAGGCCTGGCGTCCCGCTGCTGGGAAAACCTGATCCTGGCTATTCTGGGTGAGCAGTTCATGGTTGGCGAGGAAATCTGCGGCGCCGTCGTGTCGGTCCGCTTTCAG GAGGACATCATCTCCATCTGGAACAAAACAGCTAGCGACCGATCCACCACGTCCCGCATCAGAGATACGCTCCGACGGGTCCTCAACTTGCCCCCCAACACCATCATGGACTACAAGACACACACGGACAGCATTAA GTCGAGAAATTTGTAG
- the eif4e2 gene encoding eukaryotic translation initiation factor 4E type 2 isoform X1: MNNKFDALKDDDSGDHEQDQGSPKDGEKERIEDDNKDQNVIRKKTVIPGAGEHPLQYNYTFWYSRRNPGRPASTQSYEQNIRQIGSFASVEQFWRFYSHMIRPGDLTGHSDFHLFKEGIKPMWEDDANKMGGKWIIRLRKGLASRCWENLILAILGEQFMVGEEICGAVVSVRFQEDIISIWNKTASDRSTTSRIRDTLRRVLNLPPNTIMDYKTHTDSIKYVCLASLSMTSTAPTHACTHCRTC, encoded by the exons ATGAACAACAAATTTGATGC TTTGAAAGATGATGACAGCGGTGACCACGAACAGGACCAAGGCTCACCGAAAGACGGTGAGAAGGAAAGAATTGAAGACGATAACAAGGACCAGAACGTTATAAGGAAGAAG aCGGTGATTCCAGGGGCGGGTGAGCACCCTCTTCAGTATAATTACACATTTTGGTACTCCAGAAGGAACCCGGGGAGACCGGCTAGCACTCAGAGCTACGAGCAGAACATTAGACAGATTGGTAGCTTTGCCTCG GTGGAGCAGTTCTGGCGTTTTTACAGTCACATGATTCGACCAGGAGACCTAACGGGCCACAGTGACTTCCATCTCTTCAAAGAAGGCATCAAACCCATGTGGGAGGATGATGCCAACAAGATGGGCGGCAAGTGGATCATCCGTTTGCGGAAAGGCCTGGCGTCCCGCTGCTGGGAAAACCTGATCCTGGCTATTCTGGGTGAGCAGTTCATGGTTGGCGAGGAAATCTGCGGCGCCGTCGTGTCGGTCCGCTTTCAG GAGGACATCATCTCCATCTGGAACAAAACAGCTAGCGACCGATCCACCACGTCCCGCATCAGAGATACGCTCCGACGGGTCCTCAACTTGCCCCCCAACACCATCATGGACTACAAGACACACACGGACAGCATTAAGTATGTATGTCTCGCATCACTTTCTATGACTTCTACCGCACccacgcatgcatgcacacattgTAGAACTTGCTGA
- the eif4e2 gene encoding eukaryotic translation initiation factor 4E type 2 isoform X4, which produces MNNKFDALKDDDSGDHEQDQGSPKDGEKERIEDDNKDQNVIRKKTVIPGAGEHPLQYNYTFWYSRRNPGRPASTQSYEQNIRQIGSFASVEQFWRFYSHMIRPGDLTGHSDFHLFKEGIKPMWEDDANKMGGKWIIRLRKGLASRCWENLILAILGEQFMVGEEICGAVVSVRFQEDIISIWNKTASDRSTTSRIRDTLRRVLNLPPNTIMDYKTHTDSIKYSMGRLPWSGEC; this is translated from the exons ATGAACAACAAATTTGATGC TTTGAAAGATGATGACAGCGGTGACCACGAACAGGACCAAGGCTCACCGAAAGACGGTGAGAAGGAAAGAATTGAAGACGATAACAAGGACCAGAACGTTATAAGGAAGAAG aCGGTGATTCCAGGGGCGGGTGAGCACCCTCTTCAGTATAATTACACATTTTGGTACTCCAGAAGGAACCCGGGGAGACCGGCTAGCACTCAGAGCTACGAGCAGAACATTAGACAGATTGGTAGCTTTGCCTCG GTGGAGCAGTTCTGGCGTTTTTACAGTCACATGATTCGACCAGGAGACCTAACGGGCCACAGTGACTTCCATCTCTTCAAAGAAGGCATCAAACCCATGTGGGAGGATGATGCCAACAAGATGGGCGGCAAGTGGATCATCCGTTTGCGGAAAGGCCTGGCGTCCCGCTGCTGGGAAAACCTGATCCTGGCTATTCTGGGTGAGCAGTTCATGGTTGGCGAGGAAATCTGCGGCGCCGTCGTGTCGGTCCGCTTTCAG GAGGACATCATCTCCATCTGGAACAAAACAGCTAGCGACCGATCCACCACGTCCCGCATCAGAGATACGCTCCGACGGGTCCTCAACTTGCCCCCCAACACCATCATGGACTACAAGACACACACGGACAGCATTAAGTAT AGCATGGGAAGACTTCCATGGTCTGGTGAATGCTAG
- the eif4e2 gene encoding eukaryotic translation initiation factor 4E type 2 isoform X3, whose amino-acid sequence MNNKFDALKDDDSGDHEQDQGSPKDGEKERIEDDNKDQNVIRKKTVIPGAGEHPLQYNYTFWYSRRNPGRPASTQSYEQNIRQIGSFASVEQFWRFYSHMIRPGDLTGHSDFHLFKEGIKPMWEDDANKMGGKWIIRLRKGLASRCWENLILAILGEQFMVGEEICGAVVSVRFQEDIISIWNKTASDRSTTSRIRDTLRRVLNLPPNTIMDYKTHTDSIKAWEDFHGLVNASGGR is encoded by the exons ATGAACAACAAATTTGATGC TTTGAAAGATGATGACAGCGGTGACCACGAACAGGACCAAGGCTCACCGAAAGACGGTGAGAAGGAAAGAATTGAAGACGATAACAAGGACCAGAACGTTATAAGGAAGAAG aCGGTGATTCCAGGGGCGGGTGAGCACCCTCTTCAGTATAATTACACATTTTGGTACTCCAGAAGGAACCCGGGGAGACCGGCTAGCACTCAGAGCTACGAGCAGAACATTAGACAGATTGGTAGCTTTGCCTCG GTGGAGCAGTTCTGGCGTTTTTACAGTCACATGATTCGACCAGGAGACCTAACGGGCCACAGTGACTTCCATCTCTTCAAAGAAGGCATCAAACCCATGTGGGAGGATGATGCCAACAAGATGGGCGGCAAGTGGATCATCCGTTTGCGGAAAGGCCTGGCGTCCCGCTGCTGGGAAAACCTGATCCTGGCTATTCTGGGTGAGCAGTTCATGGTTGGCGAGGAAATCTGCGGCGCCGTCGTGTCGGTCCGCTTTCAG GAGGACATCATCTCCATCTGGAACAAAACAGCTAGCGACCGATCCACCACGTCCCGCATCAGAGATACGCTCCGACGGGTCCTCAACTTGCCCCCCAACACCATCATGGACTACAAGACACACACGGACAGCATTAA AGCATGGGAAGACTTCCATGGTCTGGTGAATGCTAGCGGCGGACGTTAG
- the eif4e2 gene encoding eukaryotic translation initiation factor 4E type 2 isoform X2, translated as MCLSFNFSLKDDDSGDHEQDQGSPKDGEKERIEDDNKDQNVIRKKTVIPGAGEHPLQYNYTFWYSRRNPGRPASTQSYEQNIRQIGSFASVEQFWRFYSHMIRPGDLTGHSDFHLFKEGIKPMWEDDANKMGGKWIIRLRKGLASRCWENLILAILGEQFMVGEEICGAVVSVRFQEDIISIWNKTASDRSTTSRIRDTLRRVLNLPPNTIMDYKTHTDSIKAWEDFHGLVNASGGR; from the exons ATGTGTCTTTCCTTCAACTTCAGTTTGAAAGATGATGACAGCGGTGACCACGAACAGGACCAAGGCTCACCGAAAGACGGTGAGAAGGAAAGAATTGAAGACGATAACAAGGACCAGAACGTTATAAGGAAGAAG aCGGTGATTCCAGGGGCGGGTGAGCACCCTCTTCAGTATAATTACACATTTTGGTACTCCAGAAGGAACCCGGGGAGACCGGCTAGCACTCAGAGCTACGAGCAGAACATTAGACAGATTGGTAGCTTTGCCTCG GTGGAGCAGTTCTGGCGTTTTTACAGTCACATGATTCGACCAGGAGACCTAACGGGCCACAGTGACTTCCATCTCTTCAAAGAAGGCATCAAACCCATGTGGGAGGATGATGCCAACAAGATGGGCGGCAAGTGGATCATCCGTTTGCGGAAAGGCCTGGCGTCCCGCTGCTGGGAAAACCTGATCCTGGCTATTCTGGGTGAGCAGTTCATGGTTGGCGAGGAAATCTGCGGCGCCGTCGTGTCGGTCCGCTTTCAG GAGGACATCATCTCCATCTGGAACAAAACAGCTAGCGACCGATCCACCACGTCCCGCATCAGAGATACGCTCCGACGGGTCCTCAACTTGCCCCCCAACACCATCATGGACTACAAGACACACACGGACAGCATTAA AGCATGGGAAGACTTCCATGGTCTGGTGAATGCTAGCGGCGGACGTTAG
- the LOC119137496 gene encoding phospholipid scramblase 2, giving the protein MSTVTNQPLPYGQLERENHIRVIFRAFQNKCSPVCECHPHPHGCKALQMSAEQVPGAPRSEDGAGGSSNSLSVLDDVSQFHITARPQLEGPQCVPQRIYSIATGASRSQLFVAVEESSCVCLQCCGPARSCSLQGFDQQGHQVFYLDRPLRMDACCLGCCLMEISAYTGQKQLIGTVCQRWSMFTPLFEVKDSHGTCAVRIQGPCCPIRCLSNQQFQIVSNIGEDIGTIWKKWPGFHQEHNMDHEYFGMDVPLEMDSQTKLLLLAATFLLNYMFFEMS; this is encoded by the exons ATGTCCACCGTGACGAATCAACCTCTTCCCTACGGCCAACTGGAACGAGAGAATCACATCCGCGTGATTTTCCGAGCCTTCCAGAATAAATGCAGTCCTGTGTGCGAGTGCCACCCTCACCCACACGGATGCAAAGCTCTCCAAATGTCAGCCGAGCAGGTCCCGGGTGCGCCGAGGAGCGAGGATGGCGCGGGAGGCTCCTCCAACTCTTTGAGCGTGCTGGATGATGTCAGTCAGTTTCATATCACTGCCAGACCGCAACTTGAGG GACCGCAGTGTGTTCCTCAGAGGATCTACAGCATTGCCACGGGAGCCAGCAGGTCCCAGTTGTTTGTGGCGGTGGAAG AGAGTTCATGCGTGTGCCTTCAGTGTTGTGGTCCAGCTCGATCCTGCTCCTTGCAGGGCTTCGACCAGCAGGGCCACCAGGTTTTCTACTTGGACAGACCTCTCAGGATGGATGCCTGCTGCCTTGGCTGTTGCCTGATGGAAATAAGCGCCTACACGGGCCAGAAGCAGCTCATCGGCACCGTGTGCCAAAG GTGGAGCATGTTCACGCCTCTTTTCGAAGTCAAAGACTCCCACGGAACGTGTGCCGTCCGAATTCAAGGCCCATGCTGCCCAATTCGCTGCTTGTCAAATCAGCAATTTCAG attGTCTCCAATATTGGTGAGGACATCGGTACCATATGGAAGAAATGGCCCGGCTTTCACCAAGAGCATAACATGGACCATGAATATTTTGGGATGGACG TGCCACTTGAGATGGATTCACAAACTAAACTGTTGCTACTGGCAGCCACATTCTTACTG AATTACATGTTTTTTGAGATGAGCTGA
- the chrng gene encoding acetylcholine receptor subunit gamma isoform X2 — translation MAFLLSGSFLLRIFMISTTAFALNLEGELFKDLMKGYNKKVRPVENSGDVTQVTVKMTLTNLISLNEKEEALMTSVWIEMQWCDYRLRWDQPPRSALYKNITWELRVPSKMIWLPDVILENKSDIRANLSACAITVNYFPFDWQNCTMVFRSQTYSANEIELVLKKEDNQTLEWVDIDPEAFTENGEWAIKHRPAKKVINSQFTKDDLEYQELVFFLIIQRKPLFYIINIIAPCVLFSSLCLLVYYLPAKAGGQKCTMSIATLLGQTVFLFLIARKVPETSKAVPLIGKYLMFVMSVTTVVVMNCVVVLNVSLRTPSTHLMSDQVRKIFLNVLPRLLRMQMQPWTPDHDASAEPDKGDGGVDERNKVDPAPCRRRSSMTLINKAEDYILRTARTELMFARLKERNGLMKSVLETLEKGPDEGTAERLGLSLAKAAPELKQCVASCKRIAETTKQQNTYQNENEEWIRVARVMDRVCFIVMALLFFVGTIAIFLLGHFNQPPSSPFPGDPKKYLPMTENLTHLPDTRPVEDLLG, via the exons aTGGCTTTTCTTCTCTCTGGGTCATTTCTCTTGAGGATATTTATGATTTCTACCACAG CGTTCGCCCTCAACCTCGAAGGAGAACTTTTCAAGGACTTAATGAAAGGCTACAACAAGAAAGTGCGGCCCGTCGAGAACAGCGGCGATGTGACTCAGGTGACCGTCAAGATGACCCTTACCAACCTCATCTCCCTG aatgaaaaggaggaggcCCTGATGACTAGCGTTTGGATCGAAATG CAATGGTGCGACTACAGACTCCGATGGGACCAGCCACCTCGATCCGCTTTATACAAGAACATCACATGGGAGCTCCGCGTCCCCTCCAAGATGATCTGGCTCCCTGATGTCATCCTGGAGAACAAGTCAGACATTCGAGCAAATCTCTC CGCCTGTGCCATCACTGTCAACTATTTCCCCTTCGACTGGCAGAACTGCACAATGGTCTTCCG CTCCCAGACCTACAGCGCCAATGAGATTGAACTTGTTCTAAAAAAGGAGGACAACCAAACTCTGGAGTGGGTTGACATTGACCCTGAGGCTTTCACGG aaaatggagaatggGCCATCAAACACAGGCCAGCAAAGAAGGTGATTAACAGCCAGTTTACCAAAGACGACCTGGAATACCAAGAGTTGGTCTTCTTCCTCATCATCCAGAGAAAGCCCCTCTTCTACATCATTAATATCATCGCACCCTGCGTgctcttttcctctctctgCCTGCTTGTTTACTACCTACCCGCCAAAG CCGGTGGCCAGAAGTGCACCATGTCCATTGCCACTCTTCTGGGCCAGACCGTGTTCCTCTTCCTCATTGCTCGAAAGGTTCCAGAGACGTCCAAGGCGGTTCCTCTTATTGGAAA GTATCTGATGTTTGTGATGTCGGTGACCACCGTTGTGGTGATGAACTGCGTGGTGGTTCTCAATGTTTCGCTGAGAACACCAAGCACTCACCTGATGTCAGACCAAGTGAGAAAG ATCTTTCTGAACGTTCTGCCTCGGCTATTGAGGATGCAAATGCAGCCCTGGACACCCGATCACGACGCCTCCGCTGAACCCGACAAAGGTGACGGCGGAGTCGACGAAAGGAACAAAGTAGATCCGGCCCCGTGTCGGCGCCGCAGCTCCATGACGCTAATCAACAAGGCGGAGGACTATATCCTGAGAACAGCTCGGACCGAACTCATGTTTGCCCGACTCAAAGAGAGAAATGGACTGATGAAGTCAGTCCTCGAAACATTGG AAAAAGGCCCAGACGAGGGAACCGCCGAGCGACTCGGTCTCAGTTTGGCTAAAGCTGCCCCGGAACTCAAACAGTGCGTGGCTTCGTGTAAACGCATCGCTGAGACgacaaagcaacaaaacacCTATCAAAAC GAGAATGAAGAGTGGATTCGGGTCGCCCGGGTTATGGACCGGGTCTGCTTCATTGTCAtggctttgcttttttttgtcggcACCATCGCCATCTTCCTGTTGGGTCACTTCAACCAGCCGCCTTCTTCGCCCTTCCCGGGGGATCCAAAGAAGTACCTTCCCATGACAGAAAATCTTACACATCTACCTGATACCAGGCCAGTAGAAGACCTGCTGGGTTGA
- the chrng gene encoding acetylcholine receptor subunit gamma isoform X1, with the protein MAFLLSGSFLLRIFMISTTAFALNLEGELFKDLMKGYNKKVRPVENSGDVTQVTVKMTLTNLISLNEKEEALMTSVWIEMQWCDYRLRWDQPPRSALYKNITWELRVPSKMIWLPDVILENNVDGQFEVALYCNALVSPNGCVYWLPPAIYRSACAITVNYFPFDWQNCTMVFRSQTYSANEIELVLKKEDNQTLEWVDIDPEAFTENGEWAIKHRPAKKVINSQFTKDDLEYQELVFFLIIQRKPLFYIINIIAPCVLFSSLCLLVYYLPAKAGGQKCTMSIATLLGQTVFLFLIARKVPETSKAVPLIGKYLMFVMSVTTVVVMNCVVVLNVSLRTPSTHLMSDQVRKIFLNVLPRLLRMQMQPWTPDHDASAEPDKGDGGVDERNKVDPAPCRRRSSMTLINKAEDYILRTARTELMFARLKERNGLMKSVLETLEKGPDEGTAERLGLSLAKAAPELKQCVASCKRIAETTKQQNTYQNENEEWIRVARVMDRVCFIVMALLFFVGTIAIFLLGHFNQPPSSPFPGDPKKYLPMTENLTHLPDTRPVEDLLG; encoded by the exons aTGGCTTTTCTTCTCTCTGGGTCATTTCTCTTGAGGATATTTATGATTTCTACCACAG CGTTCGCCCTCAACCTCGAAGGAGAACTTTTCAAGGACTTAATGAAAGGCTACAACAAGAAAGTGCGGCCCGTCGAGAACAGCGGCGATGTGACTCAGGTGACCGTCAAGATGACCCTTACCAACCTCATCTCCCTG aatgaaaaggaggaggcCCTGATGACTAGCGTTTGGATCGAAATG CAATGGTGCGACTACAGACTCCGATGGGACCAGCCACCTCGATCCGCTTTATACAAGAACATCACATGGGAGCTCCGCGTCCCCTCCAAGATGATCTGGCTCCCTGATGTCATCCTGGAGAACAA TGTGGATGGCCAATTTGAAGTGGCGCTGTATTGCAACGCGTTGGTGTCTCCTAACGGCTGCGTGTACTGGTTGCCTCCCGCCATCTACCGCAGCGCCTGTGCCATCACTGTCAACTATTTCCCCTTCGACTGGCAGAACTGCACAATGGTCTTCCG CTCCCAGACCTACAGCGCCAATGAGATTGAACTTGTTCTAAAAAAGGAGGACAACCAAACTCTGGAGTGGGTTGACATTGACCCTGAGGCTTTCACGG aaaatggagaatggGCCATCAAACACAGGCCAGCAAAGAAGGTGATTAACAGCCAGTTTACCAAAGACGACCTGGAATACCAAGAGTTGGTCTTCTTCCTCATCATCCAGAGAAAGCCCCTCTTCTACATCATTAATATCATCGCACCCTGCGTgctcttttcctctctctgCCTGCTTGTTTACTACCTACCCGCCAAAG CCGGTGGCCAGAAGTGCACCATGTCCATTGCCACTCTTCTGGGCCAGACCGTGTTCCTCTTCCTCATTGCTCGAAAGGTTCCAGAGACGTCCAAGGCGGTTCCTCTTATTGGAAA GTATCTGATGTTTGTGATGTCGGTGACCACCGTTGTGGTGATGAACTGCGTGGTGGTTCTCAATGTTTCGCTGAGAACACCAAGCACTCACCTGATGTCAGACCAAGTGAGAAAG ATCTTTCTGAACGTTCTGCCTCGGCTATTGAGGATGCAAATGCAGCCCTGGACACCCGATCACGACGCCTCCGCTGAACCCGACAAAGGTGACGGCGGAGTCGACGAAAGGAACAAAGTAGATCCGGCCCCGTGTCGGCGCCGCAGCTCCATGACGCTAATCAACAAGGCGGAGGACTATATCCTGAGAACAGCTCGGACCGAACTCATGTTTGCCCGACTCAAAGAGAGAAATGGACTGATGAAGTCAGTCCTCGAAACATTGG AAAAAGGCCCAGACGAGGGAACCGCCGAGCGACTCGGTCTCAGTTTGGCTAAAGCTGCCCCGGAACTCAAACAGTGCGTGGCTTCGTGTAAACGCATCGCTGAGACgacaaagcaacaaaacacCTATCAAAAC GAGAATGAAGAGTGGATTCGGGTCGCCCGGGTTATGGACCGGGTCTGCTTCATTGTCAtggctttgcttttttttgtcggcACCATCGCCATCTTCCTGTTGGGTCACTTCAACCAGCCGCCTTCTTCGCCCTTCCCGGGGGATCCAAAGAAGTACCTTCCCATGACAGAAAATCTTACACATCTACCTGATACCAGGCCAGTAGAAGACCTGCTGGGTTGA